In Candidatus Methanomethylophilus alvi Mx1201, a genomic segment contains:
- a CDS encoding ubiquinone/menaquinone biosynthesis methyltransferase — MTDEEVKMNGTQFEGKEVYVKDVFTEIAGYYDEMNEIMSLRMIQGWHRYMMKLAGDIRGKKCIDIGTGTGEIAFLVKENAGPEGKVIGLDITPEMLKYADMKMRENGRPEVEFVEGDALDLQFPEGSFHLVTSGYMLRNVNDVQKAIDEMYRVLDHGGKVVVAEMATPDNRFIRYFYNLYMKNRVQKIGRKYDKGEKIDGKMPAYDWLVNSIKGFPHGEVMAEKFRKAGFKDVKAHSKNFGAVNIYEGTKE; from the coding sequence ATGACTGACGAAGAGGTAAAGATGAACGGTACCCAGTTCGAAGGTAAAGAGGTCTATGTAAAGGACGTCTTCACCGAGATCGCGGGATACTACGATGAGATGAACGAGATAATGTCCCTCCGGATGATCCAGGGCTGGCACAGATACATGATGAAGCTGGCCGGCGACATCAGGGGGAAGAAGTGCATCGATATCGGCACAGGTACCGGGGAGATCGCCTTCCTCGTCAAGGAGAACGCCGGCCCGGAAGGGAAGGTCATAGGTCTCGACATCACCCCCGAGATGCTCAAGTACGCCGACATGAAGATGAGGGAGAACGGACGCCCCGAGGTGGAGTTCGTGGAAGGGGATGCACTGGATCTTCAGTTCCCGGAGGGATCGTTCCACCTGGTCACCTCCGGATACATGCTGAGGAACGTCAACGATGTCCAGAAGGCCATAGACGAGATGTATCGTGTCCTGGACCACGGGGGAAAGGTCGTAGTCGCGGAGATGGCGACCCCCGACAACCGTTTCATCCGCTATTTCTACAACCTCTATATGAAGAACCGTGTACAGAAGATCGGTCGCAAGTACGATAAGGGCGAGAAGATCGACGGCAAGATGCCCGCGTACGACTGGTTGGTCAACTCCATCAAGGGATTCCCACATGGAGAGGTCATGGCGGAGAAGTTCAGGAAGGCCGGTTTCAAGGATGTGAAGGCCCATTCCAAGAACTTCGGTGCCGTGAACATATACGAGGGCACCAAGGAGTGA
- a CDS encoding cobalamin B12-binding domain-containing protein: MAGFENEKKALQDAMVAYKVPGILDAVEKARAAKMPANDIINAMGDGMTEVGVLFERGKLFLPHVLSAAAGMTKAMEVLGEDLKAQGGAEAAKKASVVMGTVEGDVHDIGKSICSTMLQCAGFDVHDLGRDVPKQKFIDECNNGCTMCGMSALMTTTMTVQRDVIEMMKEAGIRDKIVVMVGGAPVTQSWCDKIGADVYGESASETVSKVKDL; the protein is encoded by the coding sequence ATGGCAGGATTTGAAAACGAGAAAAAGGCCCTGCAGGATGCAATGGTTGCATACAAAGTACCTGGAATTCTTGACGCAGTCGAGAAAGCCAGGGCAGCCAAGATGCCTGCAAACGACATCATCAACGCAATGGGAGACGGAATGACCGAGGTCGGAGTTCTCTTCGAGAGGGGAAAACTCTTCCTGCCCCACGTTCTGTCCGCAGCAGCTGGAATGACCAAGGCCATGGAAGTCCTCGGCGAGGACCTTAAGGCACAGGGCGGCGCAGAGGCCGCAAAGAAGGCATCCGTCGTCATGGGAACCGTCGAGGGAGACGTCCACGACATCGGAAAGTCGATCTGCTCCACCATGCTTCAGTGCGCTGGATTCGATGTCCACGATCTCGGACGCGACGTTCCCAAGCAGAAGTTCATCGACGAGTGCAACAACGGCTGCACCATGTGCGGAATGTCTGCCCTCATGACCACCACCATGACTGTCCAGAGGGACGTCATCGAGATGATGAAGGAAGCAGGAATCCGCGACAAGATCGTCGTTATGGTCGGCGGAGCACCTGTCACCCAGTCCTGGTGTGACAAGATCGGTGCGGATGTCTACGGAGAGTCCGCTTCCGAGACCGTCTCCAAAGTAAAGGACCTTTGA
- a CDS encoding methyltransferase cognate corrinoid protein gives MTQEELNERAKKAVLTYNINESKKVAQDALDQNADIVDLIQNGFTVGINQVGDLYEQKKLFLPHIMAAANAMNAGVDILTPHLGAQAKTADNLGKFVICTIEGDIHSIGKDIAAIMLKVAGFDVINLGRDIPLKDIAKAVADNNAIAVGTSALMTSTMVNQKAFEEIMKKQGLKGKCLTNVGGAPVTQQWADEIGADVYSENAQDCAAKMVKAVKG, from the coding sequence ATGACCCAGGAAGAGCTTAACGAGAGAGCAAAGAAAGCAGTTCTGACCTACAACATCAACGAGTCCAAGAAAGTAGCGCAGGATGCACTTGACCAGAATGCAGACATCGTCGACCTGATCCAGAACGGATTCACCGTTGGAATCAACCAGGTCGGAGACCTCTACGAGCAGAAGAAACTGTTCCTGCCCCACATCATGGCGGCAGCCAACGCAATGAACGCAGGAGTCGACATCCTGACCCCCCACCTCGGTGCACAGGCCAAGACCGCCGACAACCTCGGAAAGTTCGTCATCTGCACCATCGAGGGAGATATCCACTCCATTGGAAAGGATATCGCAGCCATCATGCTGAAGGTCGCCGGATTCGATGTCATCAACCTCGGCCGTGACATTCCGCTCAAGGACATCGCCAAGGCGGTCGCCGACAACAACGCCATCGCAGTCGGAACCTCCGCCCTCATGACCTCCACCATGGTCAACCAGAAGGCCTTCGAGGAGATCATGAAGAAGCAGGGACTGAAGGGCAAGTGCCTCACCAACGTCGGTGGAGCACCCGTCACCCAGCAGTGGGCCGATGAGATCGGAGCAGACGTCTACTCCGAGAACGCTCAGGACTGCGCAGCCAAGATGGTCAAGGCTGTCAAGGGCTGA
- a CDS encoding aminopeptidase, translating to MVSKKEDKSAGQELEEKLLMKPKVLGETDNGLLGEAMEYGEEYKEFLKHKTEREILDYSLPIAKENGYTEFVLGTKYKAGDKVFFNNRDKNLILMTFGKRPVIEGVRISVAHVDSPRLDFKPNPLFESTDMAYFKTHYYGGIKKYQWTAIPLSLHGVVTLADGKTVKVRVGEDPEDPQFCITDLLPHLARDQVSKPGNKMIDAEQMNILIGSWPFKDDKVSQKVKLNIMNILFEKYGITETDFLSAELCACPAFQPRDLGFDRSMVAAYGQDDKVCAFAQFKAELDTKEPEFTTMMVFADKEETGSDGPTGMRSVFWKDFLEDVASAWNYPIRHVLRSSMCLSCDVNAAVDPAWSEAFEMNNCSFLGRGPVVSKYTGSGGKYSTNDASAEVMGYLRGILDEAKVQWQVGELGKTDVGGGGTIAVDISVHNLDTVDMGVPVLSMHAPLEVTSKADDYMLYKAVLAYFNYKKPKTI from the coding sequence ATGGTTAGCAAAAAAGAGGACAAGAGCGCTGGCCAGGAACTCGAGGAAAAGCTTCTGATGAAGCCCAAGGTCCTCGGAGAGACCGACAACGGTCTCCTCGGAGAGGCTATGGAATATGGAGAGGAATACAAGGAGTTCCTCAAACATAAGACAGAGCGCGAGATCCTGGATTATTCGCTCCCTATAGCGAAAGAGAACGGCTACACCGAGTTCGTACTCGGTACGAAATACAAGGCCGGGGACAAGGTCTTCTTCAACAACCGCGACAAGAACCTCATTCTGATGACGTTCGGAAAGAGGCCCGTCATCGAGGGTGTCAGGATCAGCGTCGCCCACGTGGACAGCCCCAGGCTCGACTTCAAGCCCAACCCCCTGTTCGAATCTACGGACATGGCCTATTTCAAGACCCACTACTACGGCGGGATCAAGAAGTACCAGTGGACCGCCATCCCCCTCTCGCTTCACGGAGTGGTCACCCTTGCGGACGGCAAGACCGTCAAAGTAAGGGTCGGAGAGGATCCGGAAGACCCGCAGTTCTGCATCACCGACCTGCTCCCCCACCTGGCACGCGACCAGGTCTCCAAGCCCGGGAACAAGATGATAGACGCCGAACAGATGAACATCCTGATCGGCTCCTGGCCCTTCAAGGACGACAAGGTGTCCCAGAAGGTCAAACTGAACATCATGAACATCCTGTTCGAGAAATACGGCATCACCGAGACGGACTTCCTTTCCGCAGAACTGTGCGCATGCCCCGCATTCCAGCCCAGGGACCTGGGATTCGACAGATCCATGGTCGCCGCCTACGGTCAGGACGACAAGGTCTGCGCCTTCGCCCAGTTCAAAGCCGAACTGGACACCAAGGAGCCGGAATTCACCACCATGATGGTCTTCGCCGACAAGGAGGAGACCGGATCCGACGGACCCACCGGCATGAGGTCCGTATTCTGGAAGGACTTCCTGGAGGACGTCGCATCCGCCTGGAACTACCCGATCCGCCACGTACTCAGGAGCTCCATGTGTCTGTCCTGCGACGTCAACGCGGCCGTCGACCCGGCATGGTCCGAGGCGTTCGAGATGAACAACTGCTCCTTCCTCGGAAGGGGACCCGTCGTATCCAAGTACACCGGCAGCGGCGGTAAGTACTCCACCAACGACGCTTCCGCCGAGGTAATGGGATATCTCAGAGGCATACTCGACGAGGCCAAGGTCCAGTGGCAGGTCGGAGAACTCGGGAAGACGGATGTGGGAGGCGGAGGGACCATCGCCGTGGACATCTCCGTACACAACCTGGACACCGTCGACATGGGTGTACCCGTACTGTCCATGCATGCGCCCCTCGAGGTCACCTCGAAGGCCGACGACTACATGCTGTACAAAGCCGTCCTGGCATACTTCAACTACAAGAAGCCCAAGACCATCTGA
- a CDS encoding EFR1 family ferrodoxin (N-terminal region resembles flavodoxins. C-terminal ferrodoxin region binds two 4Fe-4S clusters.) — MIFYFSATGNSEHVARSIAEANDDRLAYIPDLLTSGELSFDVSGEKMIGFVSPTYYWGLPTIVEDFLRRVELSFEERPYTFFVATYGTKNGAITQVAERILKDKGVDMDASYEVRMPDTWTPVFDLTNEENISKRVKTADEKLEEVMCQIASRSKGVFMKDRIPEFISKMFYSLYEKARRTENLTVEEHCTGCGRCAEFCPVHAIKMCDGRPEWTMDSCVMCLGCLHRCPSFAIQYGDKTKGHGQYINPHCPE, encoded by the coding sequence ATGATATTCTATTTCTCTGCCACGGGGAACAGCGAGCACGTAGCGAGGTCGATCGCAGAGGCCAACGACGATAGACTGGCATATATCCCAGACCTTCTGACGTCCGGAGAGCTTTCCTTCGACGTATCCGGGGAGAAGATGATAGGGTTCGTGAGTCCCACATATTATTGGGGTCTCCCGACGATCGTCGAGGATTTCCTGAGAAGAGTGGAGCTGTCGTTCGAAGAGAGACCGTACACATTCTTCGTCGCCACCTACGGCACCAAGAACGGTGCCATCACCCAGGTGGCGGAGAGGATACTCAAGGACAAGGGGGTGGACATGGATGCGTCATACGAGGTGAGGATGCCCGACACATGGACCCCCGTGTTCGACCTGACGAATGAGGAAAACATCTCCAAGAGAGTGAAGACGGCGGACGAGAAATTGGAGGAGGTGATGTGCCAGATAGCATCCAGATCCAAAGGGGTCTTCATGAAGGACCGCATCCCGGAGTTCATATCGAAGATGTTCTACAGCCTCTACGAAAAGGCCCGCAGGACCGAGAACCTCACAGTGGAGGAACATTGCACAGGGTGCGGGAGATGTGCGGAGTTCTGCCCGGTGCATGCGATAAAAATGTGTGACGGAAGACCGGAATGGACCATGGACAGTTGCGTCATGTGTCTCGGATGCCTGCACAGGTGCCCCAGTTTCGCCATACAATACGGGGATAAGACCAAAGGTCACGGACAATACATTAACCCCCATTGTCCAGAATAA
- a CDS encoding cobalamin B12-binding domain-containing protein, producing the protein MANDAIIADLKKSIETWNVALCKEATQKAIDAKMSVSEIMDKGLGEGMAVIGQKFNDAEIFLPQVVAASKTMEVALKMLEPLMSGGSSANKGTVVMGTVEGDIHEIGKNVCCAMLRGAGYNVIDVGPDADSQTFLDAAEENDAKVLGGSALMTTTLEAQRELVIANNEDGKKYKCIFGGAPCSKEWCDEIGADGYSATGSEIIELVKSLM; encoded by the coding sequence ATGGCAAACGACGCAATTATTGCTGATCTGAAAAAGTCCATCGAGACCTGGAACGTAGCTCTCTGCAAGGAGGCTACTCAGAAGGCCATCGATGCAAAGATGTCCGTTTCCGAGATCATGGACAAGGGTCTCGGAGAGGGAATGGCAGTCATCGGACAGAAGTTCAACGACGCTGAGATCTTCCTTCCTCAGGTCGTCGCAGCTTCCAAGACCATGGAAGTCGCCCTCAAGATGCTCGAGCCCCTGATGTCCGGTGGATCCTCCGCCAACAAGGGAACCGTCGTCATGGGAACCGTCGAGGGAGACATCCACGAGATCGGAAAGAACGTCTGCTGCGCAATGCTGCGCGGAGCCGGATACAACGTCATCGATGTTGGACCGGACGCAGACTCTCAGACCTTCCTGGACGCAGCCGAGGAGAACGACGCAAAGGTTCTCGGAGGATCCGCACTCATGACCACCACCCTCGAGGCACAGAGGGAGCTCGTCATCGCCAACAACGAGGACGGCAAGAAGTACAAGTGCATCTTCGGAGGAGCACCCTGCTCCAAGGAGTGGTGCGACGAGATCGGCGCAGATGGATACTCTGCAACCGGATCCGAGATCATCGAGCTCGTGAAGTCCCTGATGTGA
- a CDS encoding APC family permease: MSEETGVAEGGLKRSVSWKQGMFIALGVPLLILPSLYDVSSIVWGLCIVVWCLSVIQGFLQNLAYGEMVTVFPNATGLPGCAQTVFQPKNKSNPHDLRKFVGAFSAWCYWFAWCPVVAIFTMLIGDYLIRMFDLELAGWANLGLYLAIGLCIVILMYVLGSRGLEGGAKLGTILAIISIVPIVIIIAGAFVTGMFDLDLITDRMTAPGWSWGFEDLVLLFGCFGLAQWSACAWETAAIYGPEYKEPGKDVPKALFSCGLICLFMYFFVSVGVYGSVDNLDAYGNAALVPIAEKVFGDLGKYVALFLLIVAMILVIQTGFLGSSRTLFSMAQEKNLPSWFLKVNKFGMPTNAMLFVSVFNMLLVLIVGYSGCVAGSGDTNMTILSASAMGYCIANGIALAAFVKTRRDAKFKGLDRPFKAPRGWEYLIAVMVVIQFCVWLPCLIYWSYNLSGGLMPAILGAVILLLFIPLWWYVQDHKDDVSEDKCSGKE, from the coding sequence ATGTCTGAAGAAACGGGTGTAGCCGAGGGCGGTCTGAAGCGCTCGGTAAGCTGGAAGCAGGGGATGTTCATCGCCCTAGGCGTGCCTCTGCTGATCCTTCCCTCATTATATGATGTAAGTAGCATCGTATGGGGGCTTTGTATTGTTGTGTGGTGTCTTTCCGTCATTCAGGGATTCCTGCAGAATCTCGCATACGGTGAGATGGTCACCGTATTCCCTAATGCCACAGGTCTTCCCGGGTGTGCGCAAACGGTTTTCCAACCTAAGAATAAGTCCAATCCCCACGATCTAAGGAAATTCGTCGGGGCCTTCAGTGCCTGGTGCTACTGGTTCGCGTGGTGCCCGGTGGTCGCCATCTTCACCATGCTCATCGGTGACTATCTTATCAGGATGTTCGACCTGGAGCTGGCCGGATGGGCAAATCTGGGTCTTTATCTCGCCATCGGTCTTTGTATCGTCATTCTCATGTACGTCCTCGGTTCCCGCGGACTCGAGGGAGGTGCCAAGCTCGGTACCATTCTTGCCATAATATCCATCGTCCCGATCGTAATAATCATCGCAGGTGCGTTCGTCACCGGGATGTTCGACCTGGATCTCATCACCGACCGTATGACCGCTCCCGGATGGAGTTGGGGATTCGAGGACCTCGTCCTGCTGTTCGGATGCTTCGGTCTGGCACAATGGAGTGCCTGTGCCTGGGAGACGGCCGCCATCTACGGGCCCGAGTACAAGGAGCCCGGAAAGGACGTCCCCAAGGCCCTGTTCAGCTGCGGTCTGATCTGTCTGTTCATGTACTTCTTCGTATCCGTCGGTGTGTACGGGTCCGTCGACAATCTCGACGCATACGGAAACGCCGCCCTCGTCCCCATCGCCGAGAAGGTGTTCGGAGACCTCGGGAAGTACGTCGCACTGTTCCTCCTCATCGTCGCTATGATCCTCGTCATCCAGACCGGGTTCCTCGGTTCCTCCAGGACCCTGTTCTCCATGGCACAGGAGAAGAACCTGCCCAGCTGGTTCCTCAAGGTCAACAAGTTCGGCATGCCTACCAACGCCATGCTCTTCGTCAGCGTGTTCAACATGCTCCTCGTGCTCATCGTCGGTTACAGCGGATGTGTGGCCGGATCGGGAGACACGAATATGACGATCCTTTCGGCATCCGCCATGGGATACTGTATCGCCAACGGAATCGCTCTTGCCGCGTTCGTCAAGACCAGGAGGGATGCGAAGTTCAAGGGTCTCGACAGGCCGTTCAAGGCACCCAGAGGATGGGAGTATCTGATCGCCGTCATGGTCGTGATACAGTTCTGTGTATGGCTTCCCTGCCTCATCTACTGGAGCTACAATCTGTCCGGAGGACTCATGCCCGCGATCCTCGGTGCCGTCATCCTCCTGCTGTTCATCCCGCTTTGGTGGTATGTGCAGGACCACAAGGACGACGTGTCCGAGGACAAGTGCTCCGGAAAGGAGTGA
- a CDS encoding DMT family transporter, whose amino-acid sequence MDATNNASAGVPISIEEFKKADHKKKIRFGLIMGIFCALYWGVWYVPGYAIWGFDSFLYPDMSAKGISSDLESLLDCLFLTCINATACALVLFIWNGALGKLREWKRTLIEVKAASKYFMLAGLCGACAVYGTYIAATFLSPGFAAVAGLLYPIIGTIMSVLYLKQKVSKRGYLSIIVLLAGGITLYAGSMITGGSVGSNATLGAIGGIMAAVGWGFEGVVAGKALDVCEPDVGLHLRFCFEAVFWWIVMIVLICLGYPMLDTIGQIANPSVFLAVLLIGLSFAWCYVTWYKSFPFLGVARGQAVGSLYAACAVIFLIIFFGPVDALGYDDDSMLIIVGSTIAGLIICLIGSFLIATEDTEGMVSLKDTSKILGGDKE is encoded by the coding sequence GTGGATGCAACAAATAACGCGTCGGCCGGAGTGCCGATCAGTATCGAAGAATTCAAGAAAGCGGATCATAAGAAGAAGATCCGCTTCGGACTCATCATGGGTATATTCTGTGCTCTCTATTGGGGAGTATGGTACGTTCCCGGATATGCTATCTGGGGATTCGACAGTTTCCTGTACCCTGACATGTCTGCAAAGGGCATAAGTTCAGACTTGGAGTCCCTTCTTGACTGTCTGTTCTTGACATGTATTAATGCGACTGCCTGTGCACTTGTCCTGTTCATTTGGAACGGTGCTCTTGGAAAGTTACGCGAATGGAAGAGAACCCTTATCGAAGTGAAGGCTGCAAGCAAGTACTTCATGCTCGCTGGACTTTGCGGAGCATGTGCCGTGTACGGTACATACATCGCAGCTACCTTCCTCAGCCCTGGATTCGCTGCCGTCGCCGGACTGCTGTATCCGATCATCGGAACCATCATGTCCGTGCTGTATCTGAAGCAGAAGGTTTCCAAGAGAGGATACCTGTCCATCATCGTGCTGCTCGCCGGTGGAATCACTCTGTATGCTGGATCCATGATCACCGGAGGATCCGTAGGTAGCAACGCTACGCTCGGAGCCATCGGAGGAATCATGGCCGCAGTCGGATGGGGATTCGAAGGAGTCGTTGCCGGAAAGGCGCTGGATGTCTGCGAACCCGATGTGGGTCTCCACCTCAGGTTCTGCTTCGAGGCCGTATTCTGGTGGATCGTCATGATCGTCCTGATCTGCCTCGGATACCCGATGCTCGATACCATCGGACAGATCGCCAACCCGAGCGTATTCCTCGCAGTGCTGCTGATCGGACTGTCTTTCGCCTGGTGCTATGTCACCTGGTACAAGTCGTTCCCGTTCCTTGGAGTCGCAAGAGGACAGGCTGTAGGAAGTCTCTATGCTGCATGTGCAGTTATCTTCCTCATCATCTTCTTCGGGCCCGTGGATGCACTGGGTTACGATGACGATTCGATGCTGATAATCGTAGGATCCACTATCGCCGGTCTGATCATCTGTCTGATCGGAAGTTTCCTCATCGCAACGGAGGATACGGAAGGAATGGTCAGCCTGAAGGATACGTCCAAGATACTCGGAGGTGACAAGGAATGA
- a CDS encoding bile acid:sodium symporter family protein: MKAINLVCSTAFMMGAALVISLLTNVSGIFPDDVLTSDIRSNLTIFLLAVMLTITLSRIPFRNLDPVKNYRSVIRAVLLGLVFASVIPLAAYYILNSMDGYEAYAKGLVFLAATPFAASVGPLSLILRGDLEHALRSTIIVYVISLVWIPFIIWLTLGEIVDMTKVVITVIELIGVPLVVSRLITKVKIDKTVMSVVLNCVIAFLVWLSVSSTNFPKDMVILVVFMFVAFLRDFGLGSATEVMEKKSGIPWSQRVTDILMISYKNKGIAIALCVSVMTGPAIGSAMVPIAASIVIEIIWVAFMDSVLFSKKRMNRELEADREAGLHQTWE; this comes from the coding sequence ATGAAAGCGATAAACCTTGTATGCAGCACCGCGTTCATGATGGGCGCCGCACTTGTGATATCGTTGCTTACGAACGTATCGGGCATATTCCCCGACGATGTCCTGACGTCGGACATCCGCAGCAACCTTACCATATTCCTTCTCGCAGTGATGCTGACCATCACCCTATCCAGGATCCCGTTCAGGAACCTGGACCCTGTAAAGAACTACAGGTCCGTCATAAGGGCCGTGCTCCTGGGTCTTGTGTTCGCATCCGTCATCCCCCTGGCAGCATACTACATCCTCAACAGCATGGACGGATACGAGGCGTATGCGAAGGGGCTCGTATTCCTGGCGGCCACTCCGTTCGCCGCATCCGTAGGACCGCTTTCCCTCATCCTCAGGGGGGATCTGGAACATGCCCTCAGATCCACCATCATCGTCTACGTGATCTCCCTGGTATGGATCCCGTTCATCATATGGCTCACCCTCGGGGAGATCGTGGATATGACCAAGGTCGTCATAACCGTCATAGAGCTCATCGGAGTGCCTCTGGTGGTCTCCAGACTCATAACCAAGGTCAAGATCGACAAGACGGTCATGTCGGTCGTCCTGAACTGTGTCATCGCATTCCTCGTCTGGCTGTCGGTCAGCTCCACCAACTTCCCCAAGGACATGGTGATCCTGGTCGTGTTCATGTTCGTCGCTTTCCTCAGGGACTTCGGTCTCGGATCCGCCACGGAGGTCATGGAGAAGAAGTCCGGGATACCATGGTCCCAGAGGGTCACCGACATCCTGATGATATCCTACAAGAACAAAGGCATAGCCATAGCCCTCTGCGTATCCGTGATGACTGGTCCGGCCATCGGCAGCGCAATGGTGCCCATAGCGGCATCCATCGTGATCGAGATCATCTGGGTGGCGTTCATGGACTCCGTCCTGTTCTCCAAGAAACGCATGAACAGGGAACTGGAAGCGGACAGGGAGGCCGGCCTGCATCAGACCTGGGAATGA
- a CDS encoding DUF1848 domain-containing protein — MIICASRRTDIPAFHAEWMVNRLRAGYCLVRNPVYRQLVYRVDLTRRNVDAIVFISKDPRPMVPYLKEIGSMGHMYMFQITINPYGRDLEPGVPFKADVADSFKEISDRIGKDRVVWRYDPIVINDRYSIDWHRRKFELLCRELEGYTDRCTFSFIDMYGKLGKFGDRLRSVSFSEMDRMAEMMVPIAERYGMRLGYCCAHRDLSQYGIEPRGCIDRQTMRSLDIPFEEMDTPLREGCRCVRNIDIGEYNTCSHDCLYCYANTNDPSSRTEKVYDPEGELLFGTLGPEDEVVPLKGRETPRLSDYFDYRQY; from the coding sequence ATGATAATATGCGCCAGCAGACGTACCGACATCCCTGCTTTCCATGCCGAGTGGATGGTCAACCGTCTCCGGGCGGGCTACTGTCTGGTGCGCAATCCGGTCTACAGGCAATTGGTCTACCGGGTGGACCTGACCCGTCGCAACGTGGATGCGATCGTATTCATCTCTAAGGACCCGCGGCCGATGGTCCCTTATCTCAAGGAGATCGGGTCCATGGGTCACATGTACATGTTCCAGATCACCATCAACCCCTACGGAAGGGATCTGGAGCCAGGGGTCCCGTTCAAGGCGGATGTGGCCGATTCGTTCAAGGAGATATCTGACAGGATCGGGAAGGACAGGGTCGTATGGCGTTACGACCCCATAGTGATAAACGACAGGTATTCCATAGACTGGCACAGGCGTAAGTTCGAGCTTCTCTGCAGGGAGCTGGAGGGTTATACGGACCGCTGTACATTCAGTTTCATAGACATGTACGGCAAGCTGGGGAAGTTCGGCGACCGTCTGCGTTCGGTCTCGTTCTCGGAGATGGACCGTATGGCGGAGATGATGGTACCGATAGCCGAGAGATACGGGATGAGATTGGGATACTGCTGTGCCCACCGCGACCTGTCTCAGTACGGTATCGAACCCCGCGGATGTATCGACAGGCAGACGATGCGCTCTCTGGACATCCCGTTCGAGGAGATGGATACCCCTCTCCGGGAAGGGTGCAGGTGCGTAAGGAATATCGATATCGGGGAGTACAACACCTGCAGCCATGATTGCCTGTACTGTTATGCCAATACGAACGACCCCTCATCCAGGACGGAAAAGGTATACGACCCGGAGGGGGAACTCCTCTTCGGGACGTTGGGTCCCGAGGACGAGGTCGTACCCCTCAAGGGGAGAGAGACACCCCGTCTCTCGGATTATTTCGACTACAGGCAGTATTGA
- the menA gene encoding 1,4-dihydroxy-2-naphthoate octaprenyltransferase: MADVKPVKAGWFNVFRPWTLHGAVVPVLIGGAVAYHDGEFCWWIFLMVLVCGCLLQSAANILNTYGDFVKGTDTVENETRSPELVTGTLSPEKVLWAGLACLGIVALCGLVFIWYIGWGILAFGIVGLAGAGLYTVGASYKYHGLGQIGVFVLMGILMPLGTYYVMSGDLSWEVLLMSLPNAFTITAVLSGNETRDYHEDKKAHVGTLSSHMSYENSMRLYLFENTVGFVILALLIVTEVLPWMCALAFITLYDLYILYANSRLAPSDPGNSRLLVPMAFRLNWHFGVLLVIGYLIAYYIF, from the coding sequence ATGGCGGACGTGAAGCCGGTGAAAGCCGGATGGTTCAACGTTTTCAGACCGTGGACGCTCCACGGGGCGGTTGTCCCGGTCCTCATCGGAGGGGCGGTGGCATATCATGACGGGGAGTTCTGCTGGTGGATCTTCCTGATGGTCCTGGTGTGCGGATGCCTTCTGCAGTCCGCGGCGAACATCCTGAACACCTACGGTGATTTCGTAAAAGGCACGGATACCGTGGAGAACGAGACCCGCTCGCCCGAACTGGTCACCGGGACCCTGTCCCCGGAGAAGGTCCTCTGGGCAGGATTGGCGTGTCTGGGTATCGTCGCGTTATGCGGGCTTGTCTTCATCTGGTATATAGGGTGGGGCATACTGGCGTTCGGCATCGTAGGGCTGGCCGGGGCAGGCCTCTATACGGTGGGAGCATCCTACAAGTATCACGGTCTGGGACAGATAGGGGTGTTCGTCCTGATGGGCATCCTCATGCCTCTCGGCACGTACTACGTGATGTCCGGAGATCTCTCCTGGGAGGTCTTGTTGATGTCCCTGCCCAATGCGTTCACGATCACGGCCGTTCTGAGCGGCAACGAGACGAGGGACTACCACGAGGACAAGAAGGCCCACGTAGGGACTCTGTCCAGTCATATGTCCTACGAGAACAGCATGCGCCTGTATCTGTTCGAGAACACGGTGGGATTCGTCATACTGGCACTGTTGATCGTCACAGAGGTCCTTCCCTGGATGTGCGCCTTGGCCTTCATCACCTTGTATGACTTGTACATACTTTACGCGAACAGCAGGCTGGCACCTTCCGATCCCGGGAACAGCAGGCTCCTGGTGCCTATGGCGTTCAGGCTCAACTGGCATTTCGGAGTGCTTCTCGTGATAGGATACCTTATAGCGTATTACATATTCTGA